Proteins co-encoded in one Salvelinus sp. IW2-2015 linkage group LG17, ASM291031v2, whole genome shotgun sequence genomic window:
- the LOC111976440 gene encoding RBBP8 N-terminal-like protein, translating into MEELFNRNQQLREQQRLLTDNIKQLENRLRAGLCDRCTVTQDVAKRRQQEYETSQIQSLQHISILAGEMNTMKKENQRLREEVRRLRAALEGQSGHSSSQDATPEVRQSADLSPSATPHRLTAIRSINQPPEGATAGLSIVKTETDHSLSFRVDETLPERRDVRGLNGKQSYESHKPLSMSTTIPQALRPEHITARGNTGQKRDHSVEMVGQQRSPVAPTIPHPLLVQKDRPLPSSSSFSSSFSTSSSLPGDEKHSRHLVHAPVPYWPRPIKSARLSLPWPLPEHSDWVTVATSVDDGLVSQSKHNPNLPRFPNLQTYVQQNSSLGKAWLKPSHPPQASLTRSLSTEHGERPTAWVQERDRRVAPHSWREAVVQTEMVFGENLKEADSPLDLSDPGRSKSIKSPQDSKASPTLQDMYIEGETSNRTTRTDSSPQSQACPPSSSSSSSSTPALPSSSSSTRPTSQQRQSPNNHNLKEEEQPEKEEAEGKVDQEDRKGL; encoded by the exons ATGGAGGAGCTGTTCAACAGGAACCAACAGCTGAGAGAACAGCAGAGGTTACTCACAGACAACATCAAACAGCTGGAAAacag GTTGAGGGCTGGGCTGTGTGACAGGTGTACTGTGACTCAGGATGTGGCCAAGCGCCGGCAGCAGGAGTATGAGACCTCTCAGATCCAGAGCCTACAGCACATCTCCATCCTGG ctGGAGAGATGAACACGATGAAAAAGGAGAACCAAAGGCTGCGAGAAGAAGTCAGGCGTCTGAGAGCGGCACTAGA AGGTCAGAGTGGACATTCCTCCTCCCAAGATGCAACTCCAGAGGTCAGACAGTCGGCTGACCTTTCACCTTCTGCTACGCCACACCGCCTCACAGCCATCAGGTCTATTAACCAGCCACCAGAGGGCGCCACTGCAGGGCTGTCCATAGTGAAGACTGAGACAGACCACAGTCTCTCTTTTAGAGTTGACG AGACACTACCTGAACGCAGAGATGTGAGGGGATTGAATGGGAAACAATCCTAT GAATCCCATAAGCCCCTATCCATGTCCACTACCATCCCACAAGCATTGAGGCCAGAGCACATTACAGCCAGAGGCAACACTGGGCAGAAGAG AGACCATAGCGTGGAGATGGTTGGTCAGCAGCGTTCCCCTGTCGCTCCCACCATTCCACACCCCCTACTTGTCCAGAAAGACAGGCCTCtcccctcttcatcctccttctcatcctccttctccacctcttcctctctacctggAGATGAGAAGCACAGTCGTCACCTGGTTCACGCTCCGGTCCCTTACTGGCCGCGCCCCATCAAAAGTgcccgtctctccctcccctggCCCCTGCCGGAGCACTCTGACTGGGTCACCGTGGCCACCTCTGTGGACGACGGCTTGGTGTCCCAATccaaacataaccctaacctaccACGCTTCCCCAATCTACAGACCTACGTCCAGCAGAACAGCAGCCTTGGGAAGGCCTGGCTCAAGCCCAGCCACCCTCCCCAGGCCAGCCTGACCAGGAGTCTGTCCACTGAGCACGGGGAGAGACCAACAGCATGGGTACAGGAGCGTGACAGGCGGGTGGCGCCACACTCGTGGAGGGAGGCGGTGGTGCAGACAGAGATGGTGTTTGGGGAGAATCTGAAAGAGGCTGACTCTCCTCTGGACCTGTCTGATCCTGGGAGATCCAAAAGCATTAAGTCACCACAGGACAGCAAGGCCAGCCCCACGCTACAGGACATGTACATAGAAGGGGAGACATCTAACAGGACCACCAGGACAGACTCCTCGCCACAGAGCCAGGCCTGTCccccctcttcctcatcctcttcttcctccacacCTGCTCttccttcatcctcctcttctacaCGTCCCACCAGCCAACAGAGGCAAAGCCCCAACAACCACAACCTTAAG gaggaagagcagccagAGAAGGAGGAAGCTGAGGGGAAAGTAGATCAAGAAGACAGGAAAGGACTCTGA